In Pseudomonadota bacterium, a single window of DNA contains:
- a CDS encoding cell division protein ZapA — MEKKSVTVSIKGQEYIIRTDSDEDHVKSVAGMVNEQLDLLGRKSQTISTVNLMVLTLMNVTGEYLQLKLELDSMTKRLEELNRRFPV; from the coding sequence AGTATCAAAGGGCAGGAATATATCATCAGAACAGATTCTGATGAAGATCATGTTAAGTCAGTTGCCGGGATGGTTAATGAGCAGCTTGATTTACTGGGACGAAAATCTCAAACCATCAGCACGGTTAACTTGATGGTTTTGACCTTGATGAATGTGACTGGTGAGTATCTGCAGCTTAAATTAGAGCTGGATTCCATGACTAAGCGATTAGAAGAGTTGAATCGAAGATTTCCTGTTTGA